From the Lathyrus oleraceus cultivar Zhongwan6 chromosome 4, CAAS_Psat_ZW6_1.0, whole genome shotgun sequence genome, one window contains:
- the LOC127073895 gene encoding protease Do-like 9 — protein sequence MGDNKRKRGRKPKTPSPETLDTPSTALTTTVATNPSPSIMDDDFSVGNVELIDNSASSHLGRRRGRPKKLPTNPDKPPTGRRPARTVDSNGAVPVDVGVATAIDADPIWESISARVLPSMDSVVKVFCVHTEPNFSLPWQRKRQYSSSSSGFVISGKRVLTNAHSVEHYTQVKLKKRGSDTKYLATVLAIGTECDIAMLTVDDDEFWQGMSPVEFGDLPTLQDAVTVVGYPIGGDTISVTSGVVSRIEILSYVHGSTELLGLQIDAAINSGNSGGPAFNGKGNCVGIAFQSLKHEDVENIGYVIPTPVITHFIQDYEKNKGYTGFPILGVEWQKMENPDLRMAMGMKSNQKGVRIRRIDPTSPESKVLKPSDVILSFDGVDIANDGTVPFRHGERIGFSYLISQKYTGDDAAIKVLRNSNVLKFNIKLDGHRRLIPAHSKGKPPSYYIIAGFVFSTVSVPYLRSEYGKDYEYEAPVKILDKLLYAMPQSPDEQLVVISQVLVADINIGYEEIVNTQVVAFNGKPVKNLKSLAAMVESCDDEYLKFDLDYEQIVVLRTETAKAATLDILATHCIPSAMSDDLKS from the exons ATGGGCGACAACAAACGCAAGAGAGGTCGCAAACCTAAAACCCCCTCCCCTGAAACCCTAGACACCCCCTCCACCGCCCTTACCACCACAGTCGCCACTAACCCATCCCCATCTATCATGGACGACGACTTCTCTGTCGGAAACGTTGAACTCATCGACAACAGCGCCTCTTCCCATCTCGGTCGCCGCCGTGGCCGCCCCAAAAAACTCCCCACAAATCCCGACAAGCCACCCACTGGCCGCCGCCCTGCACGCACGGTAGACAGCAACGGTGCTGTCCCGGTCGATGTTGGAGTCGCTACTGCCATAGATGCGGACCCTATATGGGAGAGTATCTCGGCTAGGGTGTTGCCTTCTATGGATTCGGTGGTGAAAGTGTTCTGTGTCCACACAGAGCCGAACTTTTCGTTACCATGGCAGAGGAAGAGACAGTATAGCTCCAGTAGCAGTGGGTTTGTCATAAGTGGGAAGAGGGTTCTCACCAATGCGCATTCCGTCGAGCATTACACTCAGGTCAAGCTCAAGAAACGTGGCTCTGACACTAAGTACTTGGCTACTGTTCTTGCCATTGGAACCGAGTGTGATATTG CCATGCTTACCGTTGATGATGATGAGTTCTGGCAAGGTATGTCACCTGTGGAGTTTGGGGATTTGCCTACCCTTCAAGATGCAGTAACTGTTGTGGGCTACCCAATTGGAGGAGACACTATCTCTGTGACCAGTGGTGTTGTATCACGTATTGAGATTTTATCTTACGTCCATGGTTCCACCGAACTTCTAGGTTTACAG ATAGATGCTGCTATAAATTCTGGAAATTCTGGCGGACCTGCATTTAATGGTAAAGGAAACTGTGTAGGGATAGCATTTCAGTCTCTCAAACATGAAGATGTGGAGAATATAGGTTATGTTATTCCAACGCCAGTAATCACGCATTTCATCCAGGATTATGAGAAGAATAAAGGATATACTG GGTTCCCTATTCTTGGGGTTGAGTGGCAGAAAATGGAAAATCCCGATCTACGAATGGCAATGGGCATGAAATCTAATCAGAAAGGTGTGCGCATTAGAAGAATTGATCCTACTTCTCCTGAATCCAAGGTTTTGAAACCGTCAGATGTTATCCTTAGCTTTGATGGGGTTGATATTGCCAATGACGGAACAG TTCCATTTCGCCATGGAGAGCGCATTGGTTTTAGTTATCTCATATCACAGAAATATACCGGTGATGATGCAGCAATCAAAGTATTGCGGAATTCAAATGTTCTCAAATTCAATATTAAACTTGATGGTCACAGAAGGCTTATTCCAGCACACAGCAAGGGCAAGCCTCCCTCATATTATATTATTGCAGGATTTGTTTTTTCAACGGTTTCGGTTCCTTATCTTCGTTCTGAG TATGGAAAAGATTATGAGTATGAAGCTCCAGTCAAGATTTTGGATAAACTGCTGTATGCAATGCCACAATCACCAGATGAACAACTTGTTGTGATTTCTCAG GTGCTGGTGGCTGATATCAACATCGGATATGAAGAAATAGTTAATACCCAG GTCGTTGCTTTTAATGGTAAACCTGTGAAAAATCTCAAGAGCTTGGCTGCTATGGTTGAGAGCTGTGATGATGAGTATCTAAAATTTGATTTAGATTATGAACAG ATAGTAGTCCTTCGCACGGAAACTGCAAAAGCTGCCACACTAGATATTCTTGCAACACATTGCATCCCATCAGCAATGTCTGATGATCTCAAGTCATAG
- the LOC127073896 gene encoding WAT1-related protein At5g40240, translating into MNKIDLTLHIFKIIFRIEHHCLRAIVKKRQSHIEMELKRYLLECIPFAAMVIVEILDVGMTTLCKAAMSTRGMNHFVFVLYSNALATFILIPSSFLINRTTRPPLSFSLLAKFFLLGLVGITIMQNCVFTGINYSSPTLGSAMSNLTPAITFVLAIIFRMEKLDVGSSISQAKMVGTVLSISGALLVTLYRGAPIRSFQTQPSTSQQFQSLFEETGNWVIGGLFLFTASFSLSVWNIAQAAILRGYPSQLTIVAFYCLFGTVQCAVLSLIAVKDRNAWNPSAGIELISIIYSAVFGSVVTFSVLTWCIDRKGPVFVSMFKPVGIAIAAFMSAAFLGETLHVGSIMGAVVIAIGFYTVMWAQSKEGNVNGLEVNGSSSSSSAEESPLLESR; encoded by the exons ATGAATAAGATTGACTTGACGCTTCACATTTTCAAAATAATCTTTAGAATTGAACAT CACTGTCTGAGAGCCATAGTGAAGAAAAGACAGAGTCATATTGAAATGGAACTGAAACGCTATTTGTTGGAATGTATTCCATTTGCAGCAATGGTGATTGTCGAGATTCTTGATGTTGGGATGACCACATTGTGTAAAGCAGCTATGTCCACAAGAGGAATGAATCACTTTGTGTTTGTTCTTTACTCCAATGCTCTTGCCACTTTCATCCTCATCCCTTCCTCTTTCCTCATCAACAGGACAACAAGACCACCACTGTCTTTCTCACTTCTAGCCAAATTCTTCCTCCTCGGCCTTGTCGG CATAACTATAATGCAGAATTGTGTATTCACTGGCATAAACTACAGCTCTCCCACCCTTGGATCTGCTATGAGCAACTTGACTCCAGCAATCACTTTTGTTCTAGCAATCATCTTCAG GATGGAGAAGTTGGATGTTGGAAGCTCAATAAGCCAAGCCAAAATGGTGGGGACAGTACTGTCTATCTCAGGAGCATTGCTAGTCACCCTTTACAGAGGCGCTCCCATTCGCAGCTTTCAAACTCAACCCTCGACATCGCAACAATTTCAGTCTCTTTTTGAAGAAACCGGTAACTGGGTCATTGGAGGTCTCTTTCTATTCACTGCCTCTTTCTCTCTTTCCGTATGGAATATTGCTCAG GCAGCAATTCTTAGAGGATATCCATCTCAGTTGACCATAGTAGCATTCTATTGCCTGTTTGGAACAGTCCAATGTGCAGTACTTTCTCTAATTGCAGTCAAAGATCGAAATGCTTGGAATCCTAGTGCTGGCATTGAGCTTATCTCTATAATATATTCA GCTGTTTTTGGAAGTGTGGTAACATTTTCTGTACTGACTTGGTGCATAGATAGGAAAGGGCCTGTGTTTGTTTCCATGTTCAAACCAGTTGGAATTGCCATTGCTGCTTTTATGAGTGCTGCCTTCCTTGGTGAAACACTTCACGTTGGCAG TATCATGGGAGCAGTGGTAATCGCCATTGGATTTTACACAGTTATGTGGGCACAATCAAAAGAGGGAAATGTGAATGGCCTAGAAGTTAATGgatcatcatcatcctcatctGCCGAAGAAAGTCCTCTACTAGAGTCTCGGTGA